From one Falsibacillus pallidus genomic stretch:
- a CDS encoding spore coat protein, with amino-acid sequence MQNQQQNTQNTVPIPQTPQMNDRDLINDVLAMEKYMTASYCTALNEASHDALYQDLLAIFTETQNAQRQLFNTMYQKGWYKLDQAELQKLQQSSQKHQSYSSQFPYGTHLQ; translated from the coding sequence ATGCAAAACCAACAACAAAACACGCAAAATACCGTACCTATTCCCCAAACGCCGCAGATGAATGACAGGGACTTGATCAATGATGTCCTTGCAATGGAAAAATATATGACGGCATCTTATTGCACAGCTTTGAATGAAGCGAGCCATGACGCGCTGTATCAAGACCTGCTTGCCATTTTTACTGAAACGCAAAATGCGCAGAGGCAGCTGTTCAATACGATGTATCAAAAAGGCTGGTACAAGCTTGATCAAGCCGAACTTCAAAAGTTGCAGCAATCCAGCCAGAAACATCAGTCATATTCTTCCCAATTCCCATATGGGACACATCTACAATAG
- a CDS encoding YuzL family protein: protein MAKQKKNPSKAAVSAASVKGNAGPTPEYDGGGKVNSQNNQFKK, encoded by the coding sequence ATGGCGAAGCAAAAGAAGAATCCTTCCAAGGCGGCTGTCAGTGCTGCAAGCGTAAAAGGAAATGCAGGTCCTACTCCAGAATATGACGGCGGCGGTAAAGTGAACAGCCAGAATAACCAGTTTAAGAAATAA
- the glcD gene encoding glycolate oxidase subunit GlcD, whose product MDHSFIEKLQAIVGKENVDATKAGRLVYSYDATPGFQSMPDAVAAPRNTREVSEIVQLCQEYKIPIVPRGSGTNLCAGTTPSEGGLVLLFKHMNKILDLDKENLTITVQPGVITQDLIQHVEKEGLFYPPDPSSMKISTIGGNINENSGGLRGLKYGVTRDYVLGLEAVMANGDIIRTGGKLAKDVAGYDLTRLFVGSEGTLSIITEAILKLIPIPQSKKTMLALYQDMEAAARSVSSIISKQIIPATLEFLDQPTLKVVEDFAKIGLPTDVKAVLLIEQDGPEELVERDIKLMMDICLQEDAVSVEMAKTESEAEALRTARRSALSALARLKPTTILEDATVPRSQISNMVMAINEIGEKYKLNICTFGHAGDGNLHPTVPTDARNHEEMERVESAFAEIFAKAIELGGTITGEHGVGMMKAPYLEWKLGKEGIAAMKAIKGALDPSNILNPGKVFAKESRKRVVVSR is encoded by the coding sequence ATGGATCATTCTTTTATTGAAAAACTGCAGGCTATTGTCGGTAAAGAAAACGTAGATGCAACTAAAGCAGGAAGGCTGGTTTATTCCTACGATGCCACCCCAGGCTTCCAGTCCATGCCAGATGCCGTCGCAGCACCAAGAAATACAAGGGAAGTTTCAGAAATCGTCCAGCTTTGCCAGGAATACAAGATTCCTATTGTCCCTCGGGGCTCAGGCACTAACCTCTGTGCGGGAACGACACCGTCCGAAGGCGGGCTCGTTCTATTATTTAAGCATATGAACAAAATTTTAGATCTGGATAAAGAAAATCTGACGATCACCGTTCAGCCCGGGGTAATCACGCAGGATTTAATTCAGCATGTTGAAAAGGAAGGACTTTTCTATCCCCCTGATCCAAGTTCTATGAAAATATCGACCATCGGCGGCAATATCAATGAAAACTCAGGCGGGCTTCGCGGTTTGAAGTATGGTGTAACAAGGGATTATGTCTTGGGGTTAGAAGCTGTCATGGCAAACGGGGACATCATACGGACGGGCGGAAAACTGGCGAAAGATGTAGCGGGCTACGATTTGACCCGATTATTTGTCGGTTCTGAAGGCACATTGAGCATCATTACCGAAGCAATTTTGAAGCTCATTCCTATCCCACAGTCGAAAAAGACAATGCTTGCTCTCTATCAAGACATGGAAGCCGCTGCAAGAAGCGTATCTTCAATCATTTCAAAACAAATCATTCCTGCTACACTCGAGTTCCTTGATCAGCCTACATTAAAAGTAGTAGAGGATTTTGCCAAGATTGGCCTGCCAACTGATGTCAAGGCAGTACTTCTTATTGAACAGGACGGTCCCGAAGAACTCGTGGAAAGAGATATCAAACTGATGATGGATATCTGCCTTCAGGAAGATGCAGTATCCGTTGAAATGGCCAAAACCGAATCAGAAGCAGAGGCGCTCCGCACAGCTAGGAGATCTGCTCTTTCCGCGCTTGCCCGGCTGAAGCCGACAACGATATTAGAAGATGCCACGGTTCCAAGGTCGCAGATTTCAAATATGGTAATGGCCATCAATGAAATCGGTGAAAAGTATAAGTTGAATATATGCACATTCGGACATGCAGGGGATGGAAACCTTCATCCTACTGTCCCGACCGATGCACGAAATCACGAGGAAATGGAAAGAGTAGAATCGGCTTTTGCTGAAATTTTTGCAAAAGCAATCGAACTCGGCGGAACGATCACCGGCGAACATGGTGTCGGAATGATGAAAGCCCCATATTTGGAATGGAAACTTGGGAAAGAAGGAATTGCTGCCATGAAAGCCATCAAGGGAGCTCTTGATCCTTCCAACATCCTGAATCCAGGCAAGGTGTTTGCCAAGGAATCCCGGAAGCGGGTGGTGGTTTCACGATGA
- a CDS encoding proline dehydrogenase family protein has protein sequence MEQLMKNFFLFLSKNKFLTKMAKRYGLKFGAARFVAGEAIRQAVDVIKDLNHKGLVVTIDYLGEFVDNEREANEMADNCIDAIKAIGRERLNSQLSLKMTSMGMDISDELVLNNMRRILDAATENGVFVTIDMEDYSRCQKTIEIFKQLKSEYDNIGTVIQAYLYRTEKDMEDLNAYSPNLRLVKGAYKESPEVAFPLKKDVDENYKKIIKMHLLNGNYTAVATHDDSMIEYTKQVVKEHNIPKDQFEFQMLYGIRPERQLELVNEGYKMRVYVPYGTDWYGYFMRRLAERPANVAFVLKGVIGK, from the coding sequence ATGGAACAACTCATGAAAAACTTCTTTTTGTTTTTATCAAAAAATAAGTTTCTAACAAAAATGGCCAAGCGCTATGGCTTGAAATTTGGTGCTGCACGTTTTGTCGCTGGGGAAGCCATCAGACAGGCTGTAGACGTAATTAAGGACCTTAATCACAAGGGCCTAGTTGTCACAATCGATTACCTTGGTGAATTTGTGGATAACGAAAGAGAAGCAAATGAAATGGCTGATAACTGCATCGACGCCATTAAAGCAATTGGAAGAGAAAGACTGAACTCACAGCTTTCATTAAAAATGACTTCAATGGGCATGGATATTTCCGATGAGCTTGTTCTTAACAATATGCGCCGCATTCTGGATGCTGCAACAGAAAACGGTGTATTTGTAACAATTGACATGGAGGACTACTCCCGTTGTCAAAAGACTATCGAGATTTTTAAACAGTTAAAATCCGAATACGACAATATCGGTACTGTCATCCAGGCATATCTTTACAGAACCGAAAAAGATATGGAGGACCTGAATGCCTATTCTCCAAACCTCCGTCTTGTCAAAGGGGCCTATAAAGAATCCCCTGAAGTGGCATTCCCGCTGAAAAAGGACGTAGATGAAAACTACAAAAAAATCATTAAGATGCATCTGTTGAATGGGAACTATACAGCTGTTGCCACTCATGATGATTCAATGATTGAATATACGAAGCAGGTTGTAAAAGAACACAACATTCCAAAAGATCAATTTGAATTCCAGATGCTTTATGGAATCAGACCTGAGCGCCAGCTTGAATTGGTTAATGAAGGATATAAAATGCGTGTGTATGTTCCATACGGTACGGACTGGTACGGCTACTTCATGAGAAGACTTGCGGAGCGTCCAGCTAACGTGGCCTTTGTTTTGAAAGGCGTCATTGGCAAATAA
- a CDS encoding CdaR family transcriptional regulator, protein MLSKNLANKIVQDVRRLLDEEIIVVSPEGTIIAGTDKSRIGQFHEGALFACSEKKSIIITEKDASRWIGVKPGINLPVFFQDKTAGVIGITGNPEKVSPFGEILKKMTELIIQENFYIEELNLEVRTLEAFIFDWIELQDRDESFHNRAAVLGIDLQHSHQLALLKIPGEKLPIPTHLISKWNDHHPFSTLVRWGNDRLVAILDMDESRSEEAALKELGILKSFLERELSTPLFMGVGSIRDSASMKASYREAERALASANTMEPVVFESQLTLEMLTQSIRPDIKEAFLSRTIGQLNTQPALIQTLRLFFENDMSFTNTADAAHIHINTLHYRFKKIEQLTSLHPRKAKDLVTLYLALSFLDE, encoded by the coding sequence TTGCTTTCAAAGAATCTTGCCAATAAGATCGTCCAGGACGTCCGAAGGCTGCTGGATGAAGAAATCATTGTGGTCAGCCCCGAAGGCACCATCATTGCCGGAACGGATAAAAGCAGGATTGGACAGTTCCATGAAGGGGCCTTATTTGCATGCAGCGAGAAAAAGTCCATCATCATCACTGAAAAAGACGCATCCAGATGGATTGGGGTCAAACCGGGCATCAATCTCCCTGTTTTTTTTCAAGACAAAACGGCTGGCGTCATCGGGATTACAGGAAATCCAGAAAAAGTATCGCCTTTCGGTGAGATATTAAAGAAAATGACCGAGCTGATTATTCAAGAGAACTTTTACATAGAAGAATTAAATCTGGAAGTACGTACTCTAGAGGCATTCATATTTGATTGGATCGAGCTGCAGGACCGGGATGAATCTTTCCATAATCGTGCTGCTGTATTAGGGATTGACTTGCAGCACAGCCATCAACTGGCGTTATTAAAGATCCCTGGAGAAAAACTGCCTATCCCAACCCATCTTATTTCCAAATGGAATGACCACCATCCCTTCAGTACTTTGGTGCGCTGGGGCAATGACCGCCTTGTGGCTATTCTCGACATGGATGAAAGCCGTTCTGAGGAAGCGGCCTTAAAAGAACTGGGAATCTTAAAATCCTTTCTCGAGCGGGAACTCTCAACCCCACTCTTTATGGGTGTGGGATCTATAAGGGATTCAGCATCGATGAAAGCTTCCTATCGGGAAGCGGAAAGAGCGCTTGCATCTGCCAATACTATGGAGCCAGTAGTCTTTGAATCTCAATTGACATTGGAAATGCTCACACAATCGATACGTCCAGACATCAAAGAAGCATTCCTTTCCCGAACGATCGGACAATTAAATACTCAGCCAGCATTGATTCAGACTCTTCGGCTGTTTTTTGAAAATGATATGTCCTTCACCAATACTGCTGACGCTGCGCACATTCATATCAATACCCTTCATTACAGATTCAAGAAAATTGAACAGCTCACATCTCTTCACCCACGAAAAGCCAAGGATCTTGTCACATTGTATCTTGCTCTCTCATTTTTGGATGAATAA